TTTCTAGGCGCATTGGCAAATACATCAGAGGGTCTAAAGTCAACTGTTATTCATAGAAATGTTTAAGCAGAGACGGCACCTTATTCCCACCACCTTTCCCTTAAGCACTGGATCAGTCAGCGTCCTTTCATAAATTCCACTAGCTGCAGACCCTGCAGTCTGCCTGACTTCATTTTTAAGAGCCTGCAGCTCCTTTGTAGTTGCAGAAGTGTACGCTTCCCATGTAGCAAAATGATCTCATATCTTTCTATTTATGTTACATCTTCCCCTAATCTTTATCATTAGCTATATCAGTGTGCTTTCCTGGCTGTCGCTACAGCCAAAATTTCATTGCCtttttgtttctattaaaaaaaaaaaaatctcaaaaatttTACTTCCTACTTCTCTATGTAAATAATGACTTTTTACATTTGAGGTATTGTGTCTTTACAATCGCTTGTTATGCTGTTACCATGTTCATCTTAGGAAGTTACTACATAGAAGATTATGACAAATAAGAGTCGGTAGCACTCAAGAATATCAAACCTACTGaattattaccttttttttcttttctaatgaaGTATCACAATTTCCCATCCTGAAACAACAGTTTGTGCATTATGGATTTGTATTTGAGATCTAAACCAGATAGAATGATAGTACACATTAAAAGTTGTTATGGTCTAGCTAGTCTTGAAAATGGTTCATGTAGGAAACTGTGTCAACAGCTCATTAAATCAGAAAGATCAATCCGTTCTTTAGtgcttaaaagaagaaaaatacagcatttcaaCTGGTAAATTAATTGCTCAAAAGCAAATACATGTTCTAAAAATGCTAACcaatttacttttgctttccagatcGCATGTATGGCACATGTGAGATAGACTGGGCAAAAGCCAACTTCTCTACAATCTACAAGTCCTACATTGTCTCCATTTTTATCTGCTGTTTTTTCCTACCTGTCAGTGTCATGGTCTTTTCATATGTGTCAATTATCAACACTGTCAAGCTAAGCCATGCATTAACAGGACTTGGTGATCCCACAGACAGACAGAGGAGAATAGAGAGGAATGTCACCCGGGTGAGTTTGGGTTTCATGCTGGGTGGGATTTATCTCAATGAAACCTGTCTTTCCAAAAACTGCTCTCAACTAGAACAGAAGAGAGCAAAACCAATcacttgcatttcatttctctaTAATCTCTAGTGGCAGAGTCTGAACTCAGTGAAGAATATGAGGTTTGTTTAAAACCCCTATCCCATCAGCTGGCTAATATTGATGCTACATCACATGTGAAAAAGAATCTAAATGTATTGGAATAGGTtataaaaccaaacccagaaatttGGTTTGCATACgctcttttctttcagaagttaCATTACTTCTGAGCATACACAGAAACTACAGTGAAGCTTTCCATTTACTTATCGTTGACTTAAGTCTGCCCGAAACTTTCTGAATTCATAAAAACATCCAGAGGACTGTAGCTATTTTCATTCCATTAGAAGAGGCATTGCTCAAGCACACCACCATGCCAAAAGTTGATATATAGCTTCTAGGTCTGCCTGGCTCCATCAAAGCAAACCTTTTGCTTGCCTGTATTCTCCTGTGAGCCATACCCTCAGGACAACATGAATGTTGTCCTTCCAGCCAAGTGTCCAAGCTACTGTTTCCAGCATATTGCTTCCCTGATGTAGTCTTCCAGAATAAATCTAAGACTAttcttcttctgtcttttaGGTTTCTATCGTCATTTGCACAGCCTTTATTATTGCATGGTCACCATATGCCGTCATCTCTATATGGTCTGCCTATGGTTACGCTGTGCCCAATCTTACCAGCATCCTTGCCAGTTTGTTTGCCAAGTCTGCCAGCTTCTACAATCCCATTATCTACTTTGGAATGAGCTCCAAATTTCGGAGGGACATTTTCATCTTGTTCCATTGTGCCAAGGAagtcaaagaccctgtgaagCTCAAACGTTTCAAAAACCTCAAGCAAAAACAACAAGAGCCCtctcagaaagcagagaagtaTGCTGGAGAAATGTACCCCGCTCCAAGCCCTGATTCTGGGGTGGGAAGTCCAACCAACACCCCACCTCCAGCAAACAGGGAAGTATATTTTGGTATTTTGGATACGCCATCTAATAACCCTGATATTGAATGTGATAGACTGTAAGTTTTGCAGCCACTTAACACATGCACCCATTTTATGTTCAGGAAGACCCTCTTCAGATCAGTGCTCAAGTGATTTCCTTATTCCTGGTCTGTTTCTTGCTGTAGCACTGAAGACTATACAACTCAAGCAAATCAGATGGTGAAGTGGTATTTTCCTTCTACTTAGGTACAAAGCCCTACGAAGCACATTACAATACAGGCAGCACACCCAGTGCCAGAAATATTCAATTTTCACATGcatgcaggaaaaagaagacTGACTTGTGAAGAGCAGGCATTAGCTACCAAAAATAACTATTATGTTCCCATCCAAATTTTATCAATGAAGGGATCACATTTCCAAATATGTTTTTTGCTGTTCAACAGGCCCAGCCGTAGAGGGTTGGTTTAGCTCTGtggtgcagcacagcccaggctgtAGAAGATGGGCCCTGCCGAGATGGCTGCGGAGCTGCTGCAACCCCAGTGGCTGGGAGCTGGTAGGCAAAGCCACGCGCTCCCTGGGGGGCACCGGGGCTGCCAGGCCCTGGGCATACACAGGTGCGTGTCCCATCGCCTGTGCCTGGCTCTGTGCATCTATGCAAGTGCTAGGAGTCATAGATCTTTGCGTTCTCTGGTCACTGTAGTCTGAACAGTGGCATCATACTTGTCCTCATTGGtctacagaattatttttaccttCCCTGACCTTCCCAGTGAGAAGAGCCTGTGTGTAGCATTCACAATCGAGAAAGCTGGCCTTTAATTTTGCTGATCTGTCTCCAAACTGGTTGTTATTAAGGAGAAAGAGATGTACAggcaacaaaacccaaaacgACACTAAGGTTTTAAGACTGCTGATGAAGTGTGGCATCAGAGCTATTTGTAAAGTATAATCCAACACTTCGCTGCTGCTTCTAAAGAAAGTTTTTGTACCTGCCTACACGTAAAAAATGACTTTTAGGTAAACATAACCAAGTAGCAATTAAGGATAGTGATTTCAATAGCTAAGCTGTAGGCTTTAATCAGTAGCAAGACTATCAGATGTTATAATATCCAATTATTCCACCAAGTTTATCTTACAGATTCAAAATGAGGGGGTATAGCTTCATAATTCCTCATCTTGGAAATTAACTACAGACTCTGAGACTTCTGTAAAAAGGCCTCTGTATTAGCTGTGGAAATTGTGGGTTCATTTAGTGCCGTTTGCAAGttaaacaaggggaaaaaaagaagaaaaccacccTCACAACATTGGTTGCTAACCTCACTGCTATTTATGGCTTTTTGGAATCTCACTGTCCGCATCTGCTAAAATGTAGTTGTTTTGCAACAGTATGCTTTTCCAGATGTGTTTCTTGGGAAAGTTACAAAGAGATCCTGCCTTCATTTCCCCCATTACTCTATTTGTTTTGAGAAAATCACCTctgttttgaagttaaaaacaaataaacattaTAAGCAACAGTAGGGAACTGTGTTTTCATTCATGGCCACAGACCTGAACTACAAGAGCATTCATTTTCGTGGAAAATTTTGAGATATGGGTACTATTTCATTAccataaataattaaaagcaaataagtAAATACTTCGCTTCCAGATAAACACGCCTGTCATAGATGTAGAAAtagatgaaataatttcagggaAAATCCTGTCACAGCTAGATGAAGCCAGGCTGGGCTAGCCAAAGCTAGCACATAGTTTTGAAAGCTTCTAGGTGTAGCACAAAATCCACCTCGGTAATATTGCTAGACTGAGCCTTCTCACTGCTGAAAGAGCTTGGGTTTTCCTCCAGAGAAAGAGGAGGGCTACACATCCCCATCAGATGTGGTTCCTGGAGgtaccagcagctgcagctgtgccagaCACCTGCCTGTAGAGCCTCCATGGCCAGAGATGCCATGCTAgctttttaatctgtatttctgctgaTTTACAGATAACTAGGGAAAATTCTTGTCCTGCTGCATTGTAGCAATGCTGTTGATCTGCAGGATTCAGACTCTGACATAGAAAGACATGAaaaggggaaggcagagcaaCAAAGCCATTTCCAAGAGTGCCACTAAACTCCAGCTGAAATCTCTACTAGTTCATACGCCACTGAGCATGTACAGTGAGGCTAGACTGGGGAGGGGGTGAGGAGGCAGCAGTAAAAATGAGCCAGAATAGGAGCAGAACGGAGGAAAAATGTGAGGAGGAGaatgagaaaagcaggagaGCAAGGGGCCAGGAGCCAAAGGTTGTATGTATACCTGCTGAAAGACAACTATAAACAGCtacacataaaaaaatcttgactGGACTGTGACAGAAACCCCTCCTGCAAGGCCTGTGGCTACAGTCCTTTGTGGATATAGGGTAATAGCATAAGACTGCATACCCATAGAGCAGAATATCTGGTTTTGCAGGTTACACACGGGAAAAGAGGATGGATGCCTTTGCAGGCACCAACCTGTGCTCCAGGTTCAGGAACAGCAGGAGCACACTTGTCACTGAAGTCACTCAGGTTAAAAAACTTCCAACCCTAAAGCACCAGTGCCCTGTAGCTGCACCCGTGACACCAGCAAGTGgctgaattcagaaaaaaggTCCAGAATCTCTTACCACCCTAGTGCAGTTAAGGGAATGcacttcagcatttcaaacaCATGAACCAACACAACGCCATTTGTCAAACACTTCACCTGCATCCTGCATTTCCTCCCTTGTCTCTGGTGTCACAAGTGCTCTGACAAGACTGTCCCCAACTGCTGCCCTCCACAGATGGGGTCCAGGGACAAGCAAAGAGCTCAGGAGCTTGAAACAGTCAACAAGGACAGACACAGTCTAGATACACTGACGGAGGATGATGGGGGTTTGTGCTTTCTACTTAGCAAGAATGAAGTACAGTGCAAACAGCATAGAGAGTCCTGGAGCAAAATTATTCCTCCCCATACCCTTGCTGCACCCCACAaccttggattttattttacagtgggTAAGTTTTAGCAGCAGAGATGCAAGAAGGCTGTTCTCCTGACTGATACTCCGATGACAAGGATGTTTTCCTGGGAAACCACATCTTTGAATGCTTTCTGTCTGAGACAGTCTTAAAAGGGAGGTCCCACT
Above is a genomic segment from Falco naumanni isolate bFalNau1 chromosome 12, bFalNau1.pat, whole genome shotgun sequence containing:
- the LOC121096409 gene encoding opsin-5-like, with protein sequence MPGQSSSQAPWRNNNISFLSREAAVTEQGETIIGFYLLALGWLSWFGNSIVIFVLYKQRHVLQPTDYLTFNLAVSDASISVFGYSRGIIEIFNVFRDDGFIITSIWTCQVDGFLTLLFGLASINTLTVISVTRYIKGCHPERGHCISNSNMTVALVLIWIAAFFWSAAPLLGWGSYTDRMYGTCEIDWAKANFSTIYKSYIVSIFICCFFLPVSVMVFSYVSIINTVKLSHALTGLGDPTDRQRRIERNVTRVSIVICTAFIIAWSPYAVISIWSAYGYAVPNLTSILASLFAKSASFYNPIIYFGMSSKFRRDIFILFHCAKEVKDPVKLKRFKNLKQKQQEPSQKAEKYAGEMYPAPSPDSGVGSPTNTPPPANREVYFGILDTPSNNPDIECDRL